In Comamonadaceae bacterium OS-1, a single window of DNA contains:
- the fitB_2 gene encoding toxin FitB, translating to MGNILLDTNVVSELMREAPSAEVLAWFANQQGASFFVSAITHAEILLGIAMLPAGKRRSQLARIAEQVLAEDFAGRSWPFDDACAPEYALLVATQRSQGRAISTEDAQIAAIALVRGVPLATRNVKDFVGITGLTVVNPWAAANG from the coding sequence GTGGGCAACATCTTGCTCGATACCAACGTGGTGTCCGAGTTGATGCGCGAAGCACCTTCTGCCGAGGTGCTGGCCTGGTTTGCCAACCAGCAAGGCGCATCGTTTTTTGTCAGTGCCATCACCCACGCCGAGATTTTGCTGGGCATTGCCATGCTGCCCGCAGGCAAGCGCCGTAGCCAACTCGCCCGCATTGCCGAGCAAGTGCTGGCCGAAGATTTCGCCGGGCGCAGTTGGCCGTTTGACGATGCCTGTGCCCCGGAGTACGCGCTGCTGGTGGCCACCCAGCGCAGCCAGGGCCGCGCCATCTCCACCGAAGATGCCCAGATTGCCGCCATCGCCCTGGTGCGCGGCGTGCCCTTGGCGACGCGCAACGTAAAGGACTTTGTGGGGATCACGGGGCTGACCGTGGTGAACCCGTGGGCGGCGGCGAATGGCTGA
- the doxA_1 gene encoding naphthalene 1,2-dioxygenase system, ferredoxin component — translation MPEWINACAADDVEPEEAIRFDHASKTFAIFRSPDDQYYCTAGLCTHEAVHLADGLVMDHEVECPKHSGAFDYRTGEARRAPVCVNLKTFPTKVENGRIHIEI, via the coding sequence ATGCCCGAATGGATCAACGCCTGCGCCGCAGACGACGTGGAACCCGAAGAGGCCATCCGCTTCGACCACGCCAGCAAGACCTTTGCCATCTTCCGCAGCCCGGACGACCAGTACTACTGCACGGCAGGGCTCTGCACCCACGAAGCCGTGCATCTGGCCGACGGCCTGGTCATGGACCATGAGGTCGAGTGCCCCAAGCACAGCGGCGCGTTTGACTACCGCACCGGCGAAGCCCGGCGTGCGCCGGTCTGCGTGAACCTGAAAACTTTTCCCACCAAGGTCGAAAACGGCCGCATCCACATCGAAATCTGA
- the ndmA gene encoding methylxanthine N1-demethylase NdmA, which yields MMENTLWHPVAASADLADKPLAAVLLEQAVVLWRDAAGVAHAWADQCLHRGARLSLGRVCGDRLECPYHGWQFATSGQCVLVPALPAFTPPATHTARRFAACERYGLVWVQLAASDVPVVAFAAEGDSRLRKLICGPYDVATSAPRLVENFLDMAHFAFVHEGWLGTRSASSIDDYRVETTATGLLATQCKAWQPQSSVHATGPAQVEYTYAVDAPYTAVLTKLPDPASVALADFREAIGLFICPVGPERSRLWFRLACSDWVSPDATLQAFQHTIFEQDQPVLESQTPQRLPLDPRAELHTVADKASAAYRRYLKQLGITFGVC from the coding sequence ATGATGGAAAACACTCTTTGGCACCCGGTGGCGGCCAGCGCGGATCTGGCGGATAAGCCGCTGGCCGCAGTGCTGCTGGAGCAGGCCGTGGTGCTGTGGCGCGATGCGGCCGGGGTGGCGCATGCCTGGGCCGACCAGTGCCTGCACCGTGGTGCACGGCTGTCCCTGGGCCGGGTGTGCGGCGACCGGCTGGAGTGCCCCTACCACGGCTGGCAGTTTGCGACCTCGGGGCAGTGCGTGCTGGTACCGGCCTTGCCCGCGTTCACGCCGCCCGCCACGCACACCGCGCGCCGCTTTGCGGCCTGCGAGCGCTATGGGCTGGTGTGGGTGCAGCTGGCGGCATCCGATGTGCCGGTGGTCGCTTTTGCCGCCGAGGGCGATAGCCGCCTGCGCAAGCTGATTTGCGGGCCGTACGACGTGGCCACCAGCGCGCCGCGCCTGGTGGAGAACTTTCTGGACATGGCGCACTTTGCCTTTGTGCACGAGGGCTGGCTGGGCACGCGCAGCGCCTCCAGCATCGACGATTACCGTGTCGAGACCACGGCCACCGGACTGCTGGCCACGCAATGCAAGGCCTGGCAGCCCCAGTCCAGCGTGCACGCCACCGGCCCCGCGCAGGTCGAATACACCTACGCGGTGGATGCGCCGTACACCGCGGTGCTGACCAAGCTGCCCGACCCGGCCAGCGTGGCCCTGGCCGATTTCCGCGAGGCGATTGGCCTGTTCATCTGCCCGGTGGGGCCGGAGCGCAGCCGCCTCTGGTTTAGACTGGCCTGCAGCGACTGGGTGTCACCAGATGCCACGCTGCAGGCCTTCCAGCACACCATCTTCGAACAAGACCAGCCGGTGCTGGAATCGCAAACCCCCCAGCGCCTGCCGCTGGACCCGCGCGCCGAGCTGCACACCGTGGCCGACAAGGCCTCTGCCGCCTACCGCCGCTACCTGAAACAACTGGGTATTACTTTTGGAGTCTGTTGA
- a CDS encoding adenine deaminase encodes MTTPSFTVPAIAPERLPDLLRGMPKAELHIHIEGSLEPELIFALAQRNQVAIPYASVEKLRSAYAFTNLQSFLDIYYAGASVLLKEQDFYDMAHAYLARAAMDNIAHTEIFFDPQTHTARGVAMETVIHGLHRACVDAQKQWGISAVLILCFLRHLSEEDAFATLEQALPLRDKFIGIGLDSSELGHPPEKFARVFARCRELGFHLVAHAGEEGPPAYIWSALDVLKVERIDHGVQSTQDPLLMQRLAKDRIPLTVCPLSNLKLRVFPNLADHNLGALLDAGLVAMVNSDDPAYFGGYLNENLTQTFAATGLTAQHAYQLAANSFEASFIPAEQKQALLGRLQAYFEKFL; translated from the coding sequence ATGACCACCCCATCCTTTACCGTACCCGCCATTGCGCCTGAGCGCCTGCCCGACCTGCTGCGCGGCATGCCCAAGGCCGAGCTGCACATCCACATCGAAGGCTCGCTGGAGCCCGAGCTGATCTTTGCCCTGGCCCAGCGCAACCAGGTCGCCATTCCCTACGCCAGTGTCGAAAAACTGCGCAGCGCCTACGCCTTCACCAACCTGCAAAGCTTTTTGGACATCTACTACGCCGGGGCCAGCGTGCTGCTGAAGGAGCAAGACTTCTACGACATGGCGCACGCCTACCTGGCGCGGGCGGCCATGGACAACATCGCGCATACCGAGATCTTCTTCGACCCGCAAACCCACACTGCGCGCGGCGTGGCCATGGAGACCGTCATCCACGGCCTGCACCGCGCCTGCGTGGATGCGCAAAAGCAGTGGGGCATTAGCGCGGTGCTGATCCTGTGCTTTCTGCGCCACCTCAGCGAAGAAGACGCGTTTGCCACCCTGGAGCAGGCCCTGCCGCTGCGCGACAAATTCATCGGCATCGGCCTGGACTCCAGCGAGCTGGGTCACCCGCCCGAAAAGTTCGCCCGGGTGTTTGCCCGTTGCCGCGAACTGGGCTTTCATCTGGTGGCCCACGCGGGCGAGGAGGGCCCCCCGGCCTACATCTGGAGCGCGCTGGACGTGCTGAAGGTAGAGCGCATCGACCACGGCGTGCAGTCCACCCAAGACCCGTTGCTGATGCAGCGCCTGGCCAAAGACCGCATCCCGCTCACGGTGTGCCCGCTGTCCAACCTCAAGCTGCGCGTGTTCCCCAACTTGGCCGACCACAACCTGGGCGCGCTGCTGGACGCGGGCCTGGTCGCAATGGTCAATTCCGACGACCCGGCCTATTTCGGCGGCTACCTGAACGAGAACCTCACCCAAACCTTCGCCGCCACCGGCCTCACCGCCCAGCACGCCTACCAGCTCGCCGCCAACAGCTTCGAGGCCAGCTTCATCCCCGCAGAGCAGAAGCAGGCGCTACTGGGTAGGTTGCAGGCGTACTTTGAAAAGTTTTTATGA
- the iolG_2 gene encoding myo-inositol 2-dehydrogenase, producing MFKIGLLGAGRIGNVHAQSITSHPLCQLVAISDVHMPSAEKLAATCGAEARSTQNILNDPSIHAVLIATSTDTHSNLIEAATAAGKAVLCEKPVDLDLGRALACQEAVKDSGKPVMIGFNRRFDPQFAALKRALDAGEIGKGELLSITSFDPAPPPVSYIKVSGGLFRDMAIHDFDMACWLFGGLPETVSAIASSIVDPAIGEAGDVDTAVITLRWADGRIAAIKNSRRAVYGYDQRVELLGSEGLLTANNVLEHTVTKLTTGGAVSAKPEFFFLERYMRAYKAEWTAFIAALESGSALPVTLKDGINALAVAEAATLSAKSGKPVALKDGKPVLA from the coding sequence ATGTTCAAAATTGGTCTTCTCGGCGCAGGCCGCATCGGCAACGTGCACGCCCAAAGCATCACCAGCCACCCCTTGTGCCAACTGGTAGCCATCTCCGATGTGCACATGCCGTCGGCAGAAAAGCTGGCCGCCACCTGCGGTGCCGAGGCCCGCAGCACGCAAAACATCCTGAACGACCCCAGCATTCACGCGGTGCTGATCGCCACCTCCACCGACACCCACTCGAACCTGATCGAAGCCGCCACCGCCGCGGGCAAAGCCGTGCTGTGCGAAAAGCCGGTGGACCTGGACCTGGGCCGCGCCCTGGCCTGCCAGGAAGCCGTGAAAGACAGCGGCAAGCCCGTGATGATTGGCTTCAACCGCCGCTTCGACCCCCAGTTTGCGGCCCTCAAGCGCGCACTGGATGCCGGTGAAATCGGCAAGGGCGAGCTCCTGTCCATCACCTCGTTCGACCCCGCGCCACCGCCAGTCTCGTACATCAAGGTCTCGGGCGGCCTGTTCCGCGACATGGCCATCCACGACTTCGACATGGCCTGCTGGCTGTTTGGCGGCCTGCCGGAAACCGTATCGGCCATCGCCTCCAGCATCGTGGACCCGGCCATTGGCGAGGCAGGCGATGTGGACACCGCTGTGATCACCCTGCGCTGGGCCGATGGCCGCATCGCCGCCATCAAGAACAGCCGCCGCGCCGTCTACGGCTACGACCAGCGCGTGGAACTGCTGGGCTCCGAAGGCCTGTTGACCGCCAACAACGTGCTGGAGCACACCGTCACCAAGCTCACCACCGGCGGCGCAGTCAGCGCCAAGCCCGAGTTCTTCTTCCTGGAGCGCTACATGCGCGCCTACAAGGCCGAATGGACCGCCTTCATCGCCGCCCTGGAGTCGGGCAGCGCCCTGCCCGTTACCCTGAAGGACGGCATCAATGCGCTGGCCGTGGCCGAAGCCGCCACGCTGTCTGCCAAGTCGGGCAAACCGGTGGCGCTGAAAGACGGCAAGCCCGTGCTGGCCTGA
- the rbsR_3 gene encoding ribose operon repressor — translation MHPDHPNKKVTASDVAERAGVSKWTVSRAFTDGASIAPEVRDRVRALATEMGYSPNLLARSLSTRSTGLIALVVDELGNPNQLVSLNEATRQLQARGLSTLLLNTSPEYRPALALRLADQFQVDGIMFLGTTLTRDLVELAQRIKHIPLVVIMRNSGQADIPFVSTDGYAAGAEIANLFLAQGYRRIGYMAGPLSERTELRRMEGFRDRLQAAGVALATVIETAHYRREQGMHALQRYLESTPRTERLEALFCENDILAIGAMDALVAANAQRKIAIVGFDDIEMAASPSYQLTTFRQPVDYLVGEAIRLIVEPASAVSRALMAPGSLVLRDSHRRHD, via the coding sequence ATGCACCCCGACCATCCCAACAAAAAAGTCACGGCCAGTGATGTGGCCGAGCGCGCCGGTGTCTCCAAATGGACCGTGTCCCGCGCCTTTACCGACGGTGCCTCCATCGCCCCCGAGGTGCGCGACCGCGTCCGGGCGCTGGCCACCGAAATGGGCTACTCGCCCAATCTGCTGGCCCGCAGCCTGTCGACCCGCAGTACCGGCCTGATCGCGCTGGTGGTGGACGAGCTGGGCAACCCCAACCAGCTGGTGTCCTTGAACGAGGCCACCCGCCAGCTCCAGGCACGGGGCCTGAGCACGCTGCTGCTCAACACCAGCCCCGAGTACCGGCCTGCGCTGGCGCTGCGCCTGGCAGACCAGTTCCAGGTGGACGGCATCATGTTTCTGGGCACCACGCTGACGCGGGACCTGGTGGAGTTGGCGCAGCGCATCAAGCACATCCCGCTGGTGGTCATCATGCGCAACAGCGGGCAGGCGGACATTCCCTTTGTCAGCACCGATGGCTATGCCGCAGGCGCGGAGATTGCCAACCTATTTCTGGCACAGGGCTACCGGCGCATTGGCTACATGGCCGGCCCGCTGTCCGAGCGCACCGAGCTGCGCCGCATGGAGGGCTTTCGGGACCGGCTGCAGGCCGCGGGCGTGGCGCTGGCCACGGTGATCGAAACCGCGCACTACCGCCGCGAGCAGGGCATGCACGCCCTGCAACGCTACCTGGAGTCCACCCCCCGCACAGAGCGCCTGGAAGCGCTGTTCTGTGAAAACGACATTCTGGCCATCGGTGCCATGGACGCACTGGTGGCCGCTAACGCCCAGCGCAAGATCGCCATCGTCGGCTTTGACGACATCGAAATGGCCGCGTCCCCCAGCTACCAGCTCACCACCTTCCGCCAGCCGGTGGACTACCTGGTGGGCGAGGCCATCCGGCTGATCGTGGAGCCCGCCAGTGCCGTGTCACGGGCGCTCATGGCCCCCGGCTCCCTGGTGCTGCGCGACTCGCACCGGCGGCACGACTGA
- the liuE gene encoding 3-hydroxy-3-isohexenylglutaryl-CoA/hydroxy-methylglutaryl-CoA lyase produces MSDFVRIIEMGPRDGLQNEKQLVSTATKLELIERLADAGLREIEATSFVSPKWVPQMGDSAEIMRGLLRRPGVTYPVLTPNLQGFNAAVEAGADQVAVFAAASEAFSQKNINCSIAESLSRFAPLMAAAQAQGVRVRGYVSCVVGCPYEGDVAPQRVADVAGQLLAMGCYEVSLGDTIGVGTPDSVLRMLDAVAQQVPVAQLAGHYHDTYGMAVANVYASYQFGLRAFDSSVGGLGGCPYAKGATGNVATEDVVYLLHRLGADTGVDLDRLVDCGDWINAQLGRASASRVGRALLAKRAK; encoded by the coding sequence ATGAGCGACTTTGTGCGCATCATCGAGATGGGCCCGCGCGACGGCCTGCAAAACGAAAAGCAGCTCGTCTCCACCGCCACCAAGCTGGAGCTGATCGAGCGCCTGGCCGATGCCGGGCTGCGCGAGATCGAGGCCACCTCCTTTGTGTCGCCCAAATGGGTGCCGCAAATGGGAGACTCCGCCGAGATCATGCGTGGCTTGTTGCGCCGCCCCGGTGTGACCTACCCGGTGCTGACCCCCAACCTGCAGGGCTTTAACGCAGCCGTGGAGGCTGGGGCCGACCAGGTGGCCGTATTCGCCGCCGCCTCCGAAGCGTTTTCGCAGAAGAACATCAACTGCTCCATCGCCGAATCCCTGTCCCGCTTCGCCCCGCTGATGGCCGCCGCCCAGGCCCAGGGCGTGCGGGTGCGCGGCTACGTGTCCTGCGTGGTGGGCTGCCCGTACGAGGGCGATGTGGCCCCCCAGCGCGTGGCCGACGTGGCTGGGCAACTACTGGCCATGGGCTGCTACGAGGTATCGCTGGGCGACACGATTGGTGTGGGCACGCCCGACTCGGTGCTGCGCATGCTGGACGCGGTGGCGCAGCAGGTGCCGGTGGCCCAGTTGGCGGGCCATTACCACGACACCTACGGCATGGCGGTTGCCAACGTCTACGCCTCGTACCAGTTTGGCCTGCGCGCCTTCGACAGCTCGGTCGGCGGCCTGGGCGGCTGCCCGTATGCCAAGGGGGCCACGGGCAATGTGGCGACCGAAGACGTGGTGTATTTGCTGCACCGGTTGGGCGCAGACACCGGCGTGGATCTGGACCGGCTGGTGGACTGCGGCGACTGGATCAACGCCCAGCTGGGCCGCGCCTCGGCCTCGCGCGTGGGGCGGGCGCTGCTGGCCAAACGGGCCAAGTAA
- the frcA_2 gene encoding fructose import ATP-binding protein FrcA, protein MTTPILQLKGVNKSFGPVDVLHDISLDVYAGEVLCLLGDNGAGKSTLIRLLSGVHKPTSGQMLMQGKPVLFENPREASNHGIATVHQFGGTFPLMSIGRSFFVGAEPTKRWGPFEVFDREYANGVAVREMRELGITRIDDGDRLVGGLSGGERQALAIARAVHFGAHVLILDEPTAALGVKEAAHVLRIVQQARKKGIAVIFITHQVMHALTVGDHFAVLIRGAKAADFRKGEKTREEVTDLMAGGEAMADLEAEIESQM, encoded by the coding sequence ATGACCACCCCCATCTTGCAACTCAAAGGTGTTAACAAATCCTTTGGCCCCGTCGATGTGCTGCACGACATTTCGCTGGACGTTTACGCCGGTGAAGTGCTGTGCCTGCTGGGCGACAACGGTGCGGGCAAATCCACGCTGATCCGTCTGCTGTCGGGTGTGCACAAGCCCACCTCGGGCCAGATGCTGATGCAGGGCAAGCCGGTGCTGTTCGAGAACCCGCGCGAGGCCAGCAACCATGGCATTGCCACCGTGCACCAGTTCGGCGGCACCTTCCCGCTGATGAGCATTGGCCGTTCGTTCTTTGTGGGGGCCGAGCCCACCAAGCGCTGGGGCCCGTTCGAGGTGTTTGACCGCGAGTACGCCAACGGCGTGGCGGTGCGCGAGATGCGCGAGCTGGGCATCACCCGCATCGACGATGGCGACCGCCTGGTCGGTGGCCTGTCGGGCGGCGAGCGCCAGGCCCTGGCCATCGCCCGCGCCGTGCACTTCGGTGCCCATGTCTTGATTCTGGATGAGCCCACCGCCGCGCTGGGCGTGAAAGAGGCCGCCCACGTGCTGCGCATCGTGCAGCAGGCGCGCAAGAAAGGTATTGCCGTCATCTTCATTACCCACCAGGTCATGCACGCCCTGACCGTGGGCGACCACTTCGCCGTGCTGATCCGGGGGGCCAAGGCCGCCGACTTCCGCAAGGGCGAAAAGACCCGCGAGGAAGTGACCGACCTGATGGCCGGTGGCGAGGCCATGGCGGACCTGGAAGCCGAGATCGAAAGCCAGATGTAA
- a CDS encoding crotonyl-CoA hydratase, with the protein MSYTTLEIEHQGSAAWLWMNKPEVHNAFDETLITELTQALLALDADPAVRAVVLAGRGKSFSAGADLGWMQRQGAATLEKNVDDARQLANLFRTLSCLATPTIARVHGAALGGGMGLAAACDICVASSKAQFATSEVRFGIIPAAISPYVLRAIGERQAYRYFQTAERISAERALALGLAHEVAAPEALDAMVYTLLEALQAGGAGAQAAATALIRAVANHPIDDALVEDTAQRIARLRATPEAREGLAAFLEKRAPSWVA; encoded by the coding sequence ATGTCCTACACGACCCTAGAAATCGAACACCAGGGCAGCGCCGCCTGGCTGTGGATGAACAAGCCCGAGGTGCACAACGCCTTTGACGAAACCCTGATCACCGAGCTGACCCAGGCCCTGCTGGCGCTGGATGCCGACCCCGCCGTGCGCGCCGTGGTGCTGGCGGGCCGGGGCAAAAGCTTCTCCGCCGGGGCCGACCTGGGCTGGATGCAGCGCCAGGGCGCAGCTACGCTGGAAAAGAACGTGGACGATGCACGCCAATTGGCGAACCTGTTCCGCACCTTGTCTTGCTTGGCCACGCCCACCATCGCCCGCGTGCACGGTGCAGCGCTGGGTGGCGGCATGGGCCTGGCTGCTGCCTGCGACATCTGCGTGGCTTCCAGCAAGGCGCAGTTCGCTACCTCGGAAGTGCGCTTTGGCATCATTCCCGCCGCCATCAGCCCCTACGTGCTGCGCGCCATCGGCGAACGCCAGGCCTACCGCTACTTCCAGACCGCAGAGCGCATCAGCGCCGAACGCGCCCTGGCCCTGGGCCTGGCCCACGAGGTCGCCGCGCCCGAAGCGCTGGATGCCATGGTGTACACCCTGCTCGAAGCCCTGCAGGCCGGTGGGGCAGGTGCGCAAGCCGCCGCCACCGCGCTGATCCGCGCTGTTGCCAACCACCCCATTGACGATGCCCTGGTGGAAGACACGGCCCAGCGCATCGCCCGCCTGCGCGCCACGCCCGAGGCCCGCGAAGGCCTGGCGGCATTTCTTGAAAAGCGCGCGCCCTCCTGGGTTGCGTAA
- the accA1 gene encoding acetyl-/propionyl-coenzyme A carboxylase alpha chain gives MFNKILIANRGEIACRVIKTARRMGIRTVAVYSQADANARHVRLADEAVCIGPAAARESYLVADKILTAALQTGAQAVHPGYGFLSENADFADACAQAGVVFIGPPASAIRAMGSKSSAKTLMEKAGVPLTPGYHGDNQDPGFLAAQAKDIGYPVLIKASAGGGGKGMRRVDAAADFEASLVSCKREAVNAFNNDHVLIEKYVLQPRHIEIQVFGDSLGHCVYLFERDCSVQRRHQKVLEEAPAPGMTAERRAAMGTAAVNAALAVGYVGAGTVEFIAHQDGAFYFMEMNTRLQVEHPVTEMITGLDLVEWQLRVASGEALPLAQDQLVLTGHAIEARIYAEDPDRGFLPSTGRLSHLLPPAASAHVRIDTGVEQGDDITPHYDPMIAKLIVWDADRTQALARMRQALADYQVVGVANNVAFLQRLVTTPSFSQAKLDTALIEREQEHLFPTQAEAVPADVWMLAALSVLQSQTDAAALPAMEPDSPWRVLDGWRLNGTSQQTITLRCGETEQAVTAEVVADGVLLAIGGEPVLARRTGPSQVQLGDRRLTATVVARAEHLHVFCQGQSWALAQVELLHGEGGDDAHGGIHAPMPGKVIALLAAVGATVEKGTPLLVLEAMKMEHTIHAPTKGLVKGFYFSAGEQVGDGVDLVDFEAAP, from the coding sequence ATGTTCAACAAGATTCTGATCGCTAATCGTGGGGAGATCGCCTGCCGCGTCATCAAGACCGCCCGCCGCATGGGCATCCGCACCGTGGCGGTGTACTCGCAAGCCGATGCCAACGCCCGCCATGTGCGGCTGGCCGACGAGGCCGTGTGCATCGGCCCGGCAGCAGCCCGCGAGTCGTACCTGGTGGCCGACAAGATCCTGACCGCCGCACTGCAAACCGGTGCCCAGGCGGTACACCCCGGCTACGGATTTTTGTCCGAAAACGCCGACTTTGCCGATGCCTGCGCCCAGGCCGGTGTGGTCTTCATCGGCCCGCCTGCTTCGGCCATCCGCGCCATGGGCAGCAAATCTTCGGCCAAGACCCTGATGGAAAAAGCCGGTGTACCCCTGACCCCCGGCTACCACGGCGACAACCAGGACCCCGGCTTTCTGGCCGCGCAGGCTAAAGACATCGGCTACCCGGTGCTGATCAAAGCCAGCGCAGGCGGCGGCGGCAAGGGCATGCGCCGGGTCGATGCCGCAGCCGATTTCGAGGCATCGCTGGTGTCGTGCAAGCGCGAAGCCGTCAACGCATTCAACAACGACCATGTGCTGATCGAGAAGTACGTGCTGCAGCCGCGCCACATCGAAATCCAGGTATTTGGTGACAGCCTGGGCCACTGCGTCTACCTGTTCGAACGCGACTGCTCGGTGCAACGCCGCCACCAGAAGGTGCTGGAAGAAGCCCCCGCCCCCGGCATGACCGCCGAGCGCCGCGCCGCCATGGGCACGGCCGCCGTCAACGCCGCTCTGGCCGTGGGCTATGTGGGCGCAGGCACGGTGGAGTTCATTGCCCACCAGGACGGTGCCTTCTACTTCATGGAAATGAACACCCGGCTGCAGGTAGAGCACCCGGTCACCGAGATGATCACCGGGCTGGACCTGGTGGAATGGCAACTGCGCGTGGCCTCGGGCGAGGCCCTGCCGCTGGCGCAAGACCAACTGGTGCTGACCGGCCACGCCATCGAGGCGCGCATCTACGCCGAAGATCCGGACAGAGGCTTTCTGCCTTCCACCGGCCGCCTCAGCCACCTGCTGCCCCCGGCTGCGTCCGCCCACGTGCGCATCGATACCGGGGTAGAGCAAGGGGACGACATCACCCCGCACTATGACCCGATGATCGCCAAGCTCATCGTCTGGGATGCCGACCGCACCCAGGCCCTGGCCCGCATGCGCCAGGCCCTGGCCGACTACCAGGTCGTCGGTGTGGCCAACAACGTGGCCTTCCTGCAGCGCCTGGTGACTACGCCGTCATTTTCCCAGGCGAAATTGGACACCGCACTGATCGAGCGCGAGCAGGAGCACCTGTTCCCTACCCAGGCCGAAGCCGTGCCCGCCGATGTGTGGATGCTGGCCGCTTTAAGCGTGCTGCAAAGCCAAACCGATGCCGCCGCCCTGCCCGCCATGGAACCCGACTCGCCCTGGCGCGTGCTGGACGGCTGGCGGCTCAACGGCACATCGCAGCAAACCATTACCCTGCGCTGTGGCGAGACGGAGCAAGCCGTGACTGCCGAAGTGGTGGCGGATGGCGTGCTACTCGCCATAGGCGGTGAGCCCGTGCTGGCCCGCCGCACCGGCCCATCGCAGGTGCAATTGGGCGACCGCCGCCTCACCGCCACAGTGGTAGCGCGTGCCGAGCACTTGCACGTGTTCTGCCAAGGCCAAAGCTGGGCGCTGGCCCAGGTGGAGCTGCTGCACGGCGAAGGCGGCGACGATGCCCACGGCGGCATCCATGCACCCATGCCCGGCAAGGTGATCGCCCTGCTGGCGGCGGTGGGTGCCACGGTAGAAAAAGGCACGCCCCTGCTGGTGCTGGAAGCCATGAAGATGGAGCACACCATCCACGCGCCCACCAAGGGACTGGTCAAGGGCTTCTATTTCAGCGCGGGGGAACAGGTGGGCGATGGGGTAGATTTGGTGGATTTCGAGGCTGCACCATGA